The stretch of DNA AGTTTGGACTAGGATCTCGGTAGTAATGCTGTATTTTGTTTACATAGCCATCTAGGTTCAGTTGCACTCTGCGTAGAGTCTGTTTGAAGTTCACAATtactgcatttttttttcattttagtcTGTTGAAACCATTGCCAATATCTTGACTTGGACAAAAGCCTAGGAGCATAGCTGACTTGTGCATTGAAACGTTTGCAGGTCAGAGCACCTGTAGTTTGTGGAATATCATCCCTTGGGTATGATCATATGGAAATTCTGGGTTAGTCATGAAACTTAAATACAAAACAGCTTGCATCCTCAGTAGATTTTGTTTCACACAGCTAATGTTTGTTCTTCCCCAGGAAACACACTTGGAGAAATTGCTGGAGAGAAGGCTGGAATACTTAAGGTTTTTTTGCTAGTTTGCTCGGATCTTCTTTGGCTGAAACTGAAATTTTCTTGATTCCCATCTGGCCTATTTTCTCGATACAGAAAGGAGTTCCGGCATATACAGTTCCACAGCCAGAAGAGGCAATGTCTGTACTGATGCGCCGAGCTTCTGAGTTGGGCGTAAGTTACATTTGACGCTGCACTTCTTTTTGGCTCCCACCATCCTTGGATTTTTAGTTTATCCTTGAACATGGTTACAGTTATGATCAATTTTTGATATAATCAACTTAAATTCTCTAAAGGTTTCTCTTCAAGTAGTCCAGCCTTTGGACCCACAGAAATTAGAGGATCAACCTCTTGGACTCCATGGTGAGCACCAATACATGAATGCAGGTCTTGCTGTTGCATTGGCTAATACCTGGCTTGAGAAGCAAGGTCATTTGGATAGAATACATGTCAAACATTCTGTAAGTACCCCAAATAGGTATCTATTTATATGTCTGCAAGATATTTTAGCATCAATTGTCATTCTACCAGTGAATGCAGGACACCTTGCCGCATCAGTTCATCAAAGGGCTGTCAAGTGCTCACCTGCAAGGTCGAGCACAAATTGTTCCAGATCTACAGTTGAACTCAGAAAATGGTAAGGATGGCAATTCTTCACTGGTCTTCTATTTGGATGGGGCACATAGCCCAGAAAGCATGGAAACGTGTGCAAGGTGGTTTGTCCACGTTACAAATAATGATAGAATACAACTAGGTTCTTTGAAGCAGCCTCATGCTGACAGGAATTCTAGGAAGGTATGCATTACAGTGGCAGATTTTCTTGTTgaatctttctttctttctctattGCATACCATTGTTCTTTATttatcatattatattcattcTCTTTTGGATTTCGAATTTTCGCAGATTCTCCTTTTTAATTGCATGACTGTAAGAGATCCTCAGAGATTGCTTCCACGTCTTCTAGATACATGTGCTCAAAACGGTACATCAATAAAATTCCTTATTTCTATTTGAAGATCTTGATTCTTGACTATAATGATTGGTTACTCATGTGTATGATGTATGGGGGAAAACAAGTTTCTCCTGTAACCATTGCTGATTTGCATGTCATGtagaaaatatattttattattttatgaTACCCTTAAATGGTTTTGTTTACTATCTAATTGAGAAGTGTGTGAATACTGTCGTACATTGTATCTGCTCGCTCTTCAAGATCAATGTATTTGTACTATGAGTTGGATGAATGCTTCTGTTGGCCCTATAATGATTGATAAATCATTTTTCTCAGGGATCCACTTTGAGCAGGCCTTATTTGTGCCAAACCAGTCACAGTACAACAAGCTTGGTTCCCTTGCATCACCACCTTCAGAGCGTGAGGAAATTGATTTGTCATGGCAGTTATCACTCCAAAGGGTGTGGGAAAGCCTGCCTCATAACAATGAAGGTTGTTCTAAACTTCATTGTGAAACTGTGTTTAGCTGTCAGCGTCTGTTTTCTTACTGAAACTACATAAGTCCATTGAGTTGAAGATGATATATGGAATTTTATGGGAATGATGCAGGTCCAAATGGTGCAAACTCAAGCAGGGCTAGCTCAGTTTTTGAATCTCTTCCACTGGCTATTCAGTGGCTAAGGGAAACTGCTCAACAAAACAAAACGACTCAATTTCAGGTAAAAGCCTTTGCTACAGTTTCTATAATACTCTCTCAAATGCTTCGCAGCACGTCGGCATCCTATCATGTGCATCCAGAGTGCTTGCTGCATGAATCACTCAGTACTAGGCTTAGCTAATCTCTCATGAACAGCAATGCAAGTTGGTACCCAATGCTGTTTTCTGGGTCAGCTAATTAATTATGATGGCAAGCCACTCTAGTTTATTTCTCCCCCCAAATTAATTACATAGAATGCCATTCTAGTTCATTCTATTAACTttttgggtcgacccaatgACCCAAAGTATTTATGACTTGCACCCCTACTCATGGACTTGCAGAATTCAGTGGCAGTTTATTAAATTAGTTGTGTAACCAACATTAATTCATGTACTTCATCATTAATTCAAATTGTTATGTATTGTTCTTCATCCTCTGAATCTGATTGCTCGTTTGTGACTGTGCATGTCAGTTATTTCATTCTTGTTTTGTTCCTCTTTTACATTATTTGGAATATCTGAAATCTCTGTTAACTTTGTGTTTTGCTTTTATGTGACTTTGGTTCTGCAATTACATGATATAgggattttattttttatatttcttCTCTTGCAGCTATTTTCCTACTTGACACTGATACATTTGCATTTGCAAACTGAACCAGGTCTTAGTTACTGGCTCTCTTCACCTTGTTGGAGATGTATTAAGATTGCTCAAGAAGTAACTTCATTAGGAATAGCACATTGTTCAGATTGAAATGGTTCCTTACAGAAGGATTAACTGGAGCCTATCGTATTTTTTGATTGGGAAATACAGTATACCAACTTGGTTAGAAGACTGGAAGAAATTGGAATGCATTGTGATTCCAGTGCCAATCAACTGTAAATTTGTATTCTTCTTgttatttttttttggcaatgcATGCCACTGCAGCCTCGATCCAGAAGAATGCAGCCCAATTTTGAAATGTACAAACAGTGTAATACATCATATCAGTCACGCCATTTATTTATACTTATCTGGAAATGAagtattttcatattttttattctATATGTATTTTTAGTTTCAGATGCACTTTCTCCCTGCATTACCTGTTGGAGATTAATTGTCAACTTGTCCTGGATATCCCTGATAGTACTTTGCACACAAGCAGAACTGACATGGTACACTATCTTTTGCAGAATGAATTCTAGGGAGTGAAATCAGATCTACATATATAAAATCCTGCTTGCTTCTGGGGCTTAAGAGAATGTAAGACTTATGTGTGAGAGAAAAGGAGGTATATGTGTATCACTGTATCCTAGGTCTCATCATTTTCCCCCTTTCCCCTAGTTCGAAGACCATAATAATTACTAACGAAATACTTCTGTTCTGATCATTCAAGGTGCTAGTTTTTGTTCTTGTTTATTCGTTATTATCCCCTATTTAGAAATATAACCATTTTCAATGTTATACTTCTCAAAAAGGCTAATGACATCTTCTTTACATTAAATCATCAAACGATGAAATGTATATCATTTTATATTCATCCTGTTTCTGGTTTTATTGAGAATGCATGTGTATTCTGTGTGTATTTCTGGGTGCACTAAGAATAACATTGGTCGACAGATAACACTGGCTTTTTAGTTTCCTTGGTTCTGCGGATGTCTTAGACTATTATTGGCCATTAGCTATCATTGGACACTAGGTATGGTCCATCCGTTTGTGTAGGAGAAAAACTAAAAATTAGAACCAGGCAAGGAGTAGTGTCTAAAGTTAGTGTTATGACATGGCACTTTTATTCTCACACTTCTGACCTGTTCCTCTGGATTGGAGCCTCCCTCTAATATTTCTCCTACAAAATTTTCTCTTGCAAATCAGGATTCTGGCATTGCATTTTAAAGCCTCTGTCACTTCTCCCACCTTCTCTTTGGCTTTCTTCTGCATCTACAGTGTTGCAGATTGAGAGCCAAAGTGGCGAGGTTATCTGGATACCATTAGAAGGGTTGTTGCAACTGCGCAACATATTTTGTTAGGTACCACAACTTAGACATCAAAGATGACGTTCTATGGTACGCAGGACAAGTGCAAGGCTTGTGACAAAACCGTGCATTTCATTGATCTCCTCACCGCTGATAGCATTCCGTACCACAAATCTTGCTTCAGATGCAGCCACTGCAATGGCACACTTTCGGTATGCCCTCTTCTTGACATTTGCAACCCATGACGCGGAGTACCCATTTCTTATACCCTCTGTGATGTTCTAAATTATATTTTTATGCATGAGCTGATGTTAAATTGTGCTAATTTCAGATGTGCAGCTACTCCTCTATGGATGGGATTCTTTACTGCAAGACCCATTTTGAACAGCTGTTCAAGGCAACAGGCTCTTTCAGCAAAAACTTCCCCACAGGTAAGCTTGAGTTGCATAGTTGCATCAGTGTTTTCCTCTGATTTTTTCAGAAGCATGGCATAAATCTTATTGCTATATATTGGTTTTCTTTCCCTTCAGGTCCGAAGGCAAATGATGAACAGGTACGGTATCCTCACAGTCTCTGATTGCTTTGTTTGTAGAGTTTTTTTTATGCATCTCGTAGACCagagttcatttttttttcttgcgtgAAGACTATTAAACAAATACTAGGATTGTAATCTTTAAAAGCTGCCAGTATGATTAGTCGTCCATGCTGTCCATTCAATATTGTAAAGAGTACAATCAGCAACGCGTGTCGAATTTGTCATGGATTTCAGCTCATAAACATGTTTTCTTATTGTAAACAGTCTAAGGTCCCCAACAAGTTATCCTCCGTTTTCTGTGGAACTCAAGACAAGTGTGTTGCCTGCAAGAAGACTGTATACCCATTGGAGAAGGTACAAACATACCTTGTTTTACAGCTAACATAACACCTTGCTTTTACTGTATGTTTGTGGGTGGAAACTAGCATATTGTGGCAGTGGAATTGAGCATTCATCTCAACTTTTGACAAATAAATTCAAGCAGAGGTACAACGCAAATGCACATGCATTTGCGTTTTTGGTGAATTCCACCAGATTTTGCGATCAGTAATAAATTTTTGACAGGTTCCACATGCATATAGAgttattttccttttctccaGGATTTCATCTTATTTGCCTGGACCTTGAACATCTGACAGTTTAGATTTACTCGGCAGATGACAATGGAGGGTGAGCCCTACCACAAGACCTGCTTCAAATGCGCCCGCGGCGGCTGCCTCCTGACGACCGCCTCGTACGCCTCCCACAACGGGATCCTCTACTGCCAGATCCACTTCTGGCAGGTGTTCAAGGAGACCGGCAGCTACAGCAACCTGCTCAAGCCCGCGGCCGGGATGAACGCTGCTGCCGACGAGCCCGAGGCCGCCGCGGAGCCCGCCAAGGCAGAGCCACCCGAGGAAGAAGCGTCAGCGGATGCGGATCAGGTCCCGGATGCCcccgaggagcaggaggagcacTGAAGCGCCCCCACGCGATGCACGCGGGCGCGTACTACTAATTTACTAAACTACACGTCTGTTGGAATTTTAGCCGTATTATTCTCGCCTGTTTTTGGCCCCAATTCTGTATCCGTGCCAAACTGCCATTGTTTGTTTGGCCAATGACAGCAACAATTTGGACAAGAATGGCAGGATGTGCCCGACAAGACCGCTAAAATTCCGCTCGGTCGTTGCCTGGTTGCTCGTGTCGCCGTGCGGTCGGCAGGCGTGACTGCGTGCTCGCAATCCGGAATACGTGGGGAACACATGCTGAGTTTCGCACGGAGTGCCGCCCAGTGGCGGAGGACGGAGGACGGAAAAAATTTAAGGTATGGCGAAGTTGAATTGTTGAAAGATTAAGATTTAAGTTAAAAGTGATATGTAATGTACATTTCAAAATGTAATAATCCACCAAGCATGAAACTTAGAAGTATAGAACATATAGAGAGAAATCACCTAACATTTACTCATTTAGGATAGAAAACATAAAAGATCAAGTAAAGAAACACACCAGGTAACAATGACACTTCAATTGTGTTTAGGTCTAGGAGACCTAGGTAATTGTACTTGTCTATCTTTGTTTTTCTGGAATGCTTTTTTAATTTTCTCAAGATCAATTCCTTTGAATATCTCTCTCTCAATGTAGCACACCATCAAGGCATTAAGCCAAGCATCAGACATCTTGTTGCGCAGCTCAGTCTTGATGATTTTCATTGCTGAAAATGCCCTTTCAATTGATGCCATCGCCACTTGTAGTAGCAACGCCAACTCAAGTTCAACCATTTTTGCAGCTAGGCTTGCTAGATCATGACAGACTCTAAACTGCTCAAGTCTTCTAACATGAACAATGAAGTTTGCAATATGTAGCCCATGCGCACCAAGCACCTCATATTAGAAAAGCATACGGGTTCTCATCACGAATCAGCTTCTGAAGGCCACTAAATTCTCCTCTCATATTAGAAGCTCCATCATACCTTTGCCCTCGCAAATTTGCAATATGTAGCCCATGCGCACCAAGCACCTCAACCAAAGCTTTCTTCAATGCTTCTGAAGTTGTTTCCTTTACACGCTTGATACCCAAAAATCTTTCAATtacttttcctttattattcACAAACCTACAGCACAAATTATACCTTTTGTTAGTTTGATAATTTGATCAAGTTaacaaaattatgaaaccacAAATAATTCAAATGCTTACCTCACAACCACAGCCATTTGTTCTTTAACTGATATATCGCGAGATTCATCAATAAGAACAGAGAAGAGACAACCTGACATCTcttgttttattgctttagtGACCTCAGCTGCACAACATTCTGCAAGTTCTTTTTGAATTGTTGGAGAAGTCATTTTGGCATTTTTGGGACATGCCACATCAAATGCAAGCTTCACTTCTTCATTTCTTGTTTTGTACCAGTCAAGCATCTCCAAAAAATTGCCCTTATTTAAAGAACAAGGTGATTCATCATGTCCGCGGAATGGCTCACCTTGCAATGTGAGAAAACTCACAATACCCAAAGATGTATCAAGACGAGTTTCATACTTGATTAGTGCATCTTTGGTATATTTTTTAACCTTATGTTTCACACTTCTTCTTTGATCATCAAAATCTTCATATTCTGTCCTACACTGATTGTGGATCTTTCCATCATGTTTTGGAAGTGCTAAGTATGCATTTTTCCAAGTGTCAAACCCCTGTTTTGTGAAGGCATCATAACCAAATTTTTCATCCATTCGATCATGCTTAAAAAGATAACAATAGAAGCAATAAGCCTTATCCTTCTCCACGCTATATTCAAGCCAATTATGCTGCTGAAACCATTTTGCTTGAAAGCACCTATTATCCTTTGATCGAGGGAAACTATAACCAATTGGTTGAGTTGGACCCTTAGCTATGAATGCCCTTCTAACTTCAGCTCTAATGTTGATAGAAAATTGATCAATTGGAATACGAAGTCCCGGATCGGTAATAATGTGATCCGGGTTGAACTGAGTTATAATACCTTCAGTTTTTGCATCTCATTCAACCTCTTCCATCTCAGCTGACATGTCATTTTGAAATTCTTCTCCCATTTGTTCGGCTATAGTGGCATGTTCCAACTCTTCTTGAATTTGTTCAGTTGCGGCAGCACTTTCCATCTCCTCTTCCACTGCTGCGACGGCGTTATAAAACTCATCTTCCTCTTGTTCTTCATTCTCCACTTCAACAGTACCACCTACATCGGTACTTGGATTTGAGCCTCTGCCATTGGACCAAAAACTCCTTGTATCTGCATTCCAATATGGGCGCATCACAGCAGGCCAACAGACAGCAGCAGCATAAGTTCACCAAAGCAAAGAAGAAAACACATGAAAACTGAAAAGTAATTCTTCAAATTGCACTTTATTTACCTCTTGTATTAGACTTGGCCTTGTATTTGCCCTTCCGATTAATGATTGCTCTTCAGTCTTCACTGGTTCAGTCGCTggttcgccggccgccggccgccgttgcCGTGAGCTCAGCTTGCTGCTTGCGTGCCGTCGTGCACTCGCCTCGCTAGACGCGGCTACGCTGCACGCCACTTGAGAGTCGCAGCCTCGTCGTTTCGTCTTCCGATCGGGATTCCTGCACGGCCGCGCCTTTCATCATGGAGACGAGGAGTCGCATCGGGTGGAAGTGGAACTCGATGGGGCAAAGGCTGCCTGCTGCCGGCCCATTAACCAAAAAGGAACCCGTCATCGGTCGGCCCAGTTCAACAAATAACGGTTTGTTCGGCCCAATACTGTATTTCTTCTTCCTACAGCCTCTTCCTCTGCTCAAAACGTTGGAGACGGAGGTCATGTGGCTGCTGGGGGACAAACGGATAGAAGATCTAGGGGTACTTGTCAAAAAATCAAGGTATGGCCGCCGCCACACCTTCCATACCTGGTGCCGCCCATTTCTCGACGTCATTCAGCCCTGCCCTGGGGGTGTGTCAAATCGCGGGCATGTATCAAGCATTCCTCCCGTTCCACGTCTCCAGCGTGTCTCGTCAAGATCCCGGCCGTGCGCCCGTGCCGTATGCCAAGCAGGTTTGCAGGAAGGCGAGTGTGGCCAGGGCAGAAACAGCCATGCCTTGCGATTTTGTTTGGCATCCATCAGTGGAAATGCTGGACGCTGCAGTCGTCTTCCTCTTCGGATGGGACTGCTATTAGGCAAATGCAAATCCAGGGTTAGGCTCTGGAGAGAGGAACAAGGGTCTGTTTGATATACAGGGATAATGGTTATCCCTCAACTTTTAGTTCCAAACTATTTCTCGTACATTGGTGAAATAATTTTGGGCTAAAGTGAATTATTCCTCCCAAAATTCTTAGCCCCTCTAAGGGGTGATAATGGGGCTAATTTTATATGATCCCTCAAAAAATGTGAGTATGtacacatatctagacatgcgaATAAGAGAAAGAGGGTGGACATTAGCTCATGGATCCAAACAACCTAACTTTAGCTAATTCTTAGCCTATCAATTCAAGTCTAAACATTAACtctcaaaattagctcttgggCTAATGTTCCAAACAGGCTCCTAGGCTGCCAGAAAGATGCCGCTGCTCTGTTCCAGCGCACACACTGTtgcttttttagataaaggatagAGTGTGTATCCGGCTTCATTCGTCTCAAGAGACGAAATTAGGCCAACTTATTACAAGACTCAAGTTCTTGTCATGGCACAAGCGCCATAGACTGCAAGACCACAAGTCGTAACACCAATCAAACAACCAAACAcactaaaatttattttttttagaaagtaAATCAAGCCGGCAAAATTCTAAGAAAGGTAGACTATCCAGGCGACGAGAACAACTGAACACACTGTTGCTGCCCACCAGTAAACTTTCGGCTACAGCCAGCAGTGACGCAGTGGCCTTGGCCTCCATTGACCTTGATCGAAGTCATATTTTTCCCCCCAAGCGTGCCCGCCATGGCGGCATCCCCTCCCTGACCAACCCTGCGTCAGATTACCACCACACAGGTGCTCCACGAGTCCCCCCCACCTACTCCACACCGGCGGCAGGCGGGGCCCGAACAGAGACGCAAACGCATCACACGCCGCCGAGAGCCGAAGCGAGGAGGAAAGGCGGAGGCAGCCAACGCGATGACGTCGCGGGGAGAGAGACCGGTGAGGTCACCACCGGGGATGGCTTTTGACAGGCTGACGCCTGACGCCTCTCCCTCTCCGCGCGTGGCAGGGGACAGGGAAGAAAAAAGCTGctgccccggcgccggcggcgtattccccgccagccgcgcgcgcgccagcgTCCGAGGAAAATGCCGCGTCGCGATTTGGAGGGTTTTACATCTATACTATTATAGAAAAATGGACCCGACATCtatattattaaaaaatttgGTGACACATCTATAACATcgtgtttttttgttttgacgTCTGTACCATTTCATCCACCATCTGTTAGAAGTTAACAGattctgacatgtgggtccgaCCTAGTGAAATGACCAttttgcctttccattctcaCGAGTTCTTCCTATGCTCCTCTGCCGCCGGCTCCTCCGCGGCTCCTCCTCTACCCGCCGCCGCACGAGGCTCCCCGTCGGTGCTgcgaacgccgccgcgccatgcccCCTCACCTCCCCCGTCGGGgccgcagcccgccgccgccgcgagaggctcgccgccgcgccatgcccCCTCCCTTCCCCGTCGGGGGCGCAGCCCGCCGTGgccctccccgagctccgccgccgcggctgcgcgCTGGAGGCCTCGAGCGGGCCTCCTCCGGCGGGAGCCTCTGTCGCCGGCGTGGGCCGCCACCGCGGCTGCGCGCTGGAGGCCTCGGGCGGGCCTCCGCCGGCGCGAGCGCCGCCTCGGCCTGGCTGCTGCCGGCGCGGGCCTCGCCGCGGGCAGGCCTCCCCTCGCGGGGCGAGCCGCCGTGCGAgctagggagagagagaggaaaagaaaggtgggggaggaagaagaatatGACAAGTGGAGCCCGCTCGTCATTGAGAGGAAAGAGTTGAGCAAGTTTTGGACCCCTAAAGGCATTATGGACTTTTTGCAGCTCTGTTGCCCTCCGTTAGCATCCCTTCCATCCATAATGGTACAGACGTCAAAacggaaaaaaaaacacaatgtTATAAAAATGTCACCAAATTTTTTAGTGGTATGTACGTCAGGGCCATCTTTTGTAATGGTATAAATGTAAAACCCTCCGCGCTTTGCGTCGGTCTCCGTGGGGCTCGGCGACACCGCGACAGGCAGGCGAGGCGGAGAGCGAGCCTCGCCCGGCCGCAGGCGAGTCTTCGGTTCTGTTTGTCTCAGCAGCCGGCCGATTTTAAGGATTCGATTTCCAAAAATCTAAAAGTTTGATGATTTCCGGAATCCAGCTGATTATGGATTCTCGATTCTAAATTTTGGTAGTCATCTATTGTTTAAACTTTTTAAATCAAATCGGTTATAAGCTAAAACAAATAGAATATTCAGCGGCATCCAAGTGCTGCCGTTGTTGCATCCGATCAAATTCTCATCAAATTCGTTAGTTAAGACCACtctcagtgggagttttatAAAGAGTTTCATGATATTTAATATCACCAAATTTGCTGACGTGGCAAGGAGAGAGAAATATGaaatttcatgggatgtgaaGAGAGTTTtatcaccataaaactcatctggcatAGTTACCTAGTTTCCAGTCTAGATATTTATGTCCATAAAATTTCCACTGACATTGGTCTAATGGCACGCACACGTCCTCGTCGGTGGTACATACAAGCGTTGCTTTGTCGCTTTGAGCCTCCACGTATAGCTTTTCTGGACGATTGATTCTCGTAGCTGCGGGTGCAAATAAATCCAATTGAATGCTCGTTTTCTTGCGTGCGTTGATCCATCATCGTTGCCGAGAATGTTTGCCCGCTAGGCACCCTTGCACAGAGATTGCTAGGGTCGGTGCCAACGAGGAGTCGAGAACCTACCCCTCGAGTTATCATTGGATGATCGGAGCAAGATCCTATGCGACAATAATTTCCCTACGGCCCTGTTtattttccaattttttttagattaaaaaaaatattccggTCTTGAATATTCATAAGTGAATGTCACAGAGAAACAAATCTAGCCACAAAACCATAAATTACATGAGTGTTTAGACTCTAAACCTCCAACCAAGAAACATAAAAgacaagaaaaaaagagaaaagaaagaaaacttgAACAACTAAGGTTCAAACTTCTTCTACGTCCTTCCTCCAATCTTGATTTGATCCTCAAATATTAACTCACATCAATTATCTTCTTAGAAACTTTTGATGTAAAACTCGCCGATGGGCATGTGCTGCCATGGTGTCGCCATCAAGGACTCCAAGATACCGCTCGAGAGGAGAGCATTAATTGATGCTGCCGTCCGAACCAGTTACTCGGTTCTTTGGTTTTCACCCAAATATGTCCCTACACGACGAGGTTCTCACGGCAATGCCTTCAACCAACAAGGAAAATGATGGCTATGACATTATCATCACCGACTAAAACTAGACTTT from Panicum virgatum strain AP13 chromosome 9K, P.virgatum_v5, whole genome shotgun sequence encodes:
- the LOC120650592 gene encoding folylpolyglutamate synthase-like isoform X1, whose amino-acid sequence is MRAGGGASPRPRPAPLPAATSATATLLVPAASVAMPPPRLAHLLLLPLRAAALHPLAPSPRRPLPRPLHPPLLLLLPRAMAGAAHAGVAAASAEYEEVLGCLGSLITQKVRADTGNRGNQWELMAKYVQILELEEPIAHLKVVHVAGTKGKGSTCTFAESILRSCGFRTGLFTSPHLMDVRERFRLDGLDISEDKFIRYFWWCWNKLKEKTGDDVPMPAYFRFLALLAFKIFSDEKQVDVAVLEVGLGGKYDATNVVRAPVVCGISSLGYDHMEILGNTLGEIAGEKAGILKKGVPAYTVPQPEEAMSVLMRRASELGVSLQVVQPLDPQKLEDQPLGLHGEHQYMNAGLAVALANTWLEKQGHLDRIHVKHSDTLPHQFIKGLSSAHLQGRAQIVPDLQLNSENGKDGNSSLVFYLDGAHSPESMETCARWFVHVTNNDRIQLGSLKQPHADRNSRKILLFNCMTVRDPQRLLPRLLDTCAQNGIHFEQALFVPNQSQYNKLGSLASPPSEREEIDLSWQLSLQRVWESLPHNNEGPNGANSSRASSVFESLPLAIQWLRETAQQNKTTQFQVLVTGSLHLVGDVLRLLKK
- the LOC120650592 gene encoding folylpolyglutamate synthase-like isoform X2 produces the protein MRAGGGASPRPRPAPLPAATSATATLLVPAASVAMPPPRLAHLLLLPLRAAALHPLAPSPRRPLPRPLHPPLLLLLPRAMAGAAHAGVAAASAEYEEVLGCLGSLITQKVRADTGNRGNQWELMAKYVQILELEEPIAHLKVVHVAGTKGKGSTCTFAESILRSCGFRTGLFTSPHLMDVRERFRLDGLDISEDKFIRYFWWCWNKLKEKTGDDVPMPAYFRFLALLAFKIFSDEKVDVAVLEVGLGGKYDATNVVRAPVVCGISSLGYDHMEILGNTLGEIAGEKAGILKKGVPAYTVPQPEEAMSVLMRRASELGVSLQVVQPLDPQKLEDQPLGLHGEHQYMNAGLAVALANTWLEKQGHLDRIHVKHSDTLPHQFIKGLSSAHLQGRAQIVPDLQLNSENGKDGNSSLVFYLDGAHSPESMETCARWFVHVTNNDRIQLGSLKQPHADRNSRKILLFNCMTVRDPQRLLPRLLDTCAQNGIHFEQALFVPNQSQYNKLGSLASPPSEREEIDLSWQLSLQRVWESLPHNNEGPNGANSSRASSVFESLPLAIQWLRETAQQNKTTQFQVLVTGSLHLVGDVLRLLKK
- the LOC120650592 gene encoding folylpolyglutamate synthase-like isoform X3, whose amino-acid sequence is MDVRERFRLDGLDISEDKFIRYFWWCWNKLKEKTGDDVPMPAYFRFLALLAFKIFSDEKQVDVAVLEVGLGGKYDATNVVRAPVVCGISSLGYDHMEILGNTLGEIAGEKAGILKKGVPAYTVPQPEEAMSVLMRRASELGVSLQVVQPLDPQKLEDQPLGLHGEHQYMNAGLAVALANTWLEKQGHLDRIHVKHSDTLPHQFIKGLSSAHLQGRAQIVPDLQLNSENGKDGNSSLVFYLDGAHSPESMETCARWFVHVTNNDRIQLGSLKQPHADRNSRKILLFNCMTVRDPQRLLPRLLDTCAQNGIHFEQALFVPNQSQYNKLGSLASPPSEREEIDLSWQLSLQRVWESLPHNNEGPNGANSSRASSVFESLPLAIQWLRETAQQNKTTQFQVLVTGSLHLVGDVLRLLKK
- the LOC120650593 gene encoding LIM domain-containing protein PLIM2b-like, which codes for MTFYGTQDKCKACDKTVHFIDLLTADSIPYHKSCFRCSHCNGTLSMCSYSSMDGILYCKTHFEQLFKATGSFSKNFPTGPKANDEQSKVPNKLSSVFCGTQDKCVACKKTVYPLEKMTMEGEPYHKTCFKCARGGCLLTTASYASHNGILYCQIHFWQVFKETGSYSNLLKPAAGMNAAADEPEAAAEPAKAEPPEEEASADADQVPDAPEEQEEH